In one window of Bombus vancouverensis nearcticus chromosome 10, iyBomVanc1_principal, whole genome shotgun sequence DNA:
- the LOC117163723 gene encoding hsp70-binding protein 1 isoform X2 yields MNNTDPQVFEPLPNQPRQPTTVQGLLRFAVEAGNSQNRNSNIQLQPMDEERREFLKQTLSSLSCNVTEELQKAIKLLSNVVDLRPDNDTSEHESALERIADFVDNIDIANDFYKIGGFTIFGPCLNCPHSSIRWRAADIIAELAQNNPFCQERFLETGLFPTLLNMIDTDPVETVKIKALYAISCIVRGHPISLTYMDINDGYSVLLRAMQSSIKKLQIKSAFLLSSLCNKENVNNLKLTLVNMGLIEQAIGLLAIGDLLPEIRDQLLNILDGLTNDDFLPALKECRRPELSLQSTLEQYIRDLKQEENPEQIDVCYRVLKKVFSDQDTNQER; encoded by the exons ATGAATAACACTGATCCGCAAGTATTTGAACCATTACCAAACCAACCTAGGCAACCAACAACTGTACAAGGATTGCTTAGATTTGCTGTAGAAGCAGGCAATTCTCAGAATAGAAACAGTAATATCCAATTACAACCTATGGATGAAGAA AGGCGTGAATTTCTGAAACAAACACTCAGCTCGTTATCGTGTAATGTAACCGAAGAACTACAGAAAGCTATTAAATTGTTGTCAAATGTAGTTGACCTGCGGCCAGACAATGACACATCAGAACACGAATCTGCATTAGAAAGGATTGCAGATTTTGTAGATAATATAGATATTGCTaatgatttttataaaataggaGGTTTTACAATATTTGGTCCATGTTTAAACTGTCCTCATAGCAGTATTAGATGGAGAGCAGCAGATATAATTGCAGAGCTAGCTCAAAATAATCCCTTTTGCCAAGAAAGATTTCTAGAAACTGGCCTATTTCCCACGTTATTGAATATGATAGATACAGATCCTGTAGAAACTGTTAAGATAAAAGCTCTGTATGCAATTTCCT GCATTGTTCGAGGGCATCCAATATCCCTGACATACATGGACATAAACGACGGATATTCCGTCCTCTTGAGAGCTATGCAAAGTTCGATAAAGAAGTTGCAAATTAAATCTGCGTTTCTCTTATCGTCTCTTTGTAAcaaggaaaatgtaaataatttaaaattaacctTGGTAAATATGGGTTTGATCGAGCAAGCGATAGGTTTACTGGCCATCGGTGATCTGCTTCCAGAGATAAG AGATCAATTGTTAAACATCCTCGATGGTTTGACCAACGATGATTTTCTGCCTGCTTTAAAAGAATGTCGGCGCCCGGAACTGTCCTTACAATCTACATTGGAGCAATACATAAGGGATTTGAAGCAAGAAGAAAATCCCGAGCAGATAGATGTATGTTATCGGGTGTTGAAGAAAGTTTTCTCTGATCAAGATACAAATCAAGAAAGATAA
- the LOC117163723 gene encoding hsp70-binding protein 1 isoform X1, with translation MGAAQTTKVTEKMENSQHPNSREKTEEQPRVNSNARPLSIEGPSNMNNTDPQVFEPLPNQPRQPTTVQGLLRFAVEAGNSQNRNSNIQLQPMDEERREFLKQTLSSLSCNVTEELQKAIKLLSNVVDLRPDNDTSEHESALERIADFVDNIDIANDFYKIGGFTIFGPCLNCPHSSIRWRAADIIAELAQNNPFCQERFLETGLFPTLLNMIDTDPVETVKIKALYAISCIVRGHPISLTYMDINDGYSVLLRAMQSSIKKLQIKSAFLLSSLCNKENVNNLKLTLVNMGLIEQAIGLLAIGDLLPEIRDQLLNILDGLTNDDFLPALKECRRPELSLQSTLEQYIRDLKQEENPEQIDVCYRVLKKVFSDQDTNQER, from the exons ATGGGTGCAGCGCAGACGACTAAAGTTACAGAAAAAATGGAGAA TTCTCAACATCCAAACAGTCGAGAAAAAACAGAAGAACAACCTCGCGTAAACAGCAACGCGAGGCCACTATCAATTGAAGGACCATCTAACATGAATAACACTGATCCGCAAGTATTTGAACCATTACCAAACCAACCTAGGCAACCAACAACTGTACAAGGATTGCTTAGATTTGCTGTAGAAGCAGGCAATTCTCAGAATAGAAACAGTAATATCCAATTACAACCTATGGATGAAGAA AGGCGTGAATTTCTGAAACAAACACTCAGCTCGTTATCGTGTAATGTAACCGAAGAACTACAGAAAGCTATTAAATTGTTGTCAAATGTAGTTGACCTGCGGCCAGACAATGACACATCAGAACACGAATCTGCATTAGAAAGGATTGCAGATTTTGTAGATAATATAGATATTGCTaatgatttttataaaataggaGGTTTTACAATATTTGGTCCATGTTTAAACTGTCCTCATAGCAGTATTAGATGGAGAGCAGCAGATATAATTGCAGAGCTAGCTCAAAATAATCCCTTTTGCCAAGAAAGATTTCTAGAAACTGGCCTATTTCCCACGTTATTGAATATGATAGATACAGATCCTGTAGAAACTGTTAAGATAAAAGCTCTGTATGCAATTTCCT GCATTGTTCGAGGGCATCCAATATCCCTGACATACATGGACATAAACGACGGATATTCCGTCCTCTTGAGAGCTATGCAAAGTTCGATAAAGAAGTTGCAAATTAAATCTGCGTTTCTCTTATCGTCTCTTTGTAAcaaggaaaatgtaaataatttaaaattaacctTGGTAAATATGGGTTTGATCGAGCAAGCGATAGGTTTACTGGCCATCGGTGATCTGCTTCCAGAGATAAG AGATCAATTGTTAAACATCCTCGATGGTTTGACCAACGATGATTTTCTGCCTGCTTTAAAAGAATGTCGGCGCCCGGAACTGTCCTTACAATCTACATTGGAGCAATACATAAGGGATTTGAAGCAAGAAGAAAATCCCGAGCAGATAGATGTATGTTATCGGGTGTTGAAGAAAGTTTTCTCTGATCAAGATACAAATCAAGAAAGATAA